The following is a genomic window from Paenibacillus sp. FSL R5-0766.
GCTTGAATTCGGCTTCAATCTGACCGTATATGCGATCACGGGCTTCCTTGTTCGAAGTCATTGCTGAATATTCTTTGGCAATCACCAGATCTGCCTTGGCTACGGCCATCTGTACCGTATCAATTAATGTACGGAAGAATGGGAAGCTTGCATACATTTCTTTCAGGACAACCAGATTTTCCTCTTTACCCTGATAGTAACTTTGCAATCCTGTTCCTGCCGCATACCATGCCGGAAGCAGATAACGACTTTGAGTCCAGGCGAATACCCAAGGGATCGCTCTCAGATCTTCAAACTTATCACTATTTTTACGCTTGGATGGACGGGAGCCAATGTTCAGCTCACCAACCTCCGGAAGCGGCGTTGATTCTTTGAAGAATGTGAAGAAGTCTGGATCACGGAAAATCAGATCCTGATATTTCGTCAGAGATACTTCCGAAATCTCTTTGATGATGCTGTCCCAATGACGTTCGGATGCTGACTCTTGCGGCTCAAGCCCATTAAGTGCTGCTGTGATTAGAGCCGAAGTTGCCTGCTCCAGACTGCGGTATGCAATCCCCTGAAGGGAATAACGGGAAGAAATAACCTCTCCCTGCTCCGTAATCTTGATGCCCCCACCAATCGTATGTGGTGGTTGAGCAAGAATACTGCGGTTGAGTGGCATGCCTCCACGTCCCAGAGCCCCGCCACGTCCATGGAAGAACTTCAGCTTAACGCCATGTTCATTACCTACAGCCGTGATGGCATTCATTGCTACACGCAGTTCCCAGTTGGCTGTAACCACTCCGCCATCCTTGTTACTGTCAGAATAACCAAGCATGATTTCATGCAGTTCATTCCGTCCTTTTACGCTTGCGCGGTATACAGGAAGGTTGAACAGCTTCTGCATAATGTCCGAAGCCGCATGTAGATCATCAATGGTTTCAAACAGTGGTACCGCTTGAAGAGTAGATACAACCTCACCGTTGTGTCCTTTGGTGAATAAGCCCACTTCCTTGGCAAATACCATAACCTCCAGCAAATCACTTGCGCCCTGCGTCATACTGATCAGGTAACTTGTGATACAGCCGTTCCCAAATTCGTTTTGGGCACGCTTAATGGTACGGAAGACATCCAGACATTCTTTGGTTCCCTCCGTGTATTGATGATAAGGAGAAGTAAGCGGACGTGGATCATCCAGCAAACGAGCAAGCAGATCGATTTTACCGTCTTCAGTCAGACGCGCATAATCCTCTACAATGTTCATTTTCGCCAAAATCTCCGACATCGCATTTTCATGTTCCTTACTGTGCTGACGCACATCCAATGCTGCAGTATGGAAACCAAACAACTCTACTTGACGAATCATTTTGCGAATGGTCGTATCTGCTACGTAATCGGCAAAATGATGGCGCAGACTTCGATCAATAATCATCAGTTCATCAATCAAATCCTGTGCGCTATGATAACGGTCAGGCTGACCTAATTTGTTCTCATCCAGTACATTGTTCAGCTTGGCAATCATATAAGCCAATTTGATGCGGTATGGCTCTTTTTCATTCCGCCAGATATCCACTTTTTTCAATGTAACAGAATTACGGTCCTGCTCAATCGACTGCACCAGCTCATCCGATACGTGAATGATGTTTGTGCTGAAGCTGAGATGGCCCATAAGTTCAATCATAATCCGTTGGTATTCACGCAAAGCGAGCTTGCGTTGCATCAAGAGTGTCTGCCATGTTACATCTGAAGTTACCGAAGGATTTCCATCCCGGTCTCCACCGATCCAGGAACCGAACCGCAAATACGTCGGCACATGCCAGTCATGGTCAGGATAAAATTTGTTCAGGCAGCGTTCCAGCT
Proteins encoded in this region:
- the ppc gene encoding phosphoenolpyruvate carboxylase, which translates into the protein MTETMVTASKSQSNNLLRRDVRFLGNILGEVLVHQGGTELLDIVEKIRETSKSLRAEFLPELYAEFKTMIQELDSDNRHQVIRAFAIYFQLVNIAEQNHRIRRKRDYERSAGDAVQPGSIEKAVQDLKERGLSHTEVEEILDDLSLELVMTAHPTEAMRRVILDIHKRISEDVMSLDNPTLTLREREQLREKLLNEVITLWQTDELRDRKPTVLDEVRNGMYYFHETLFHVLPDVYQELERCLNKFYPDHDWHVPTYLRFGSWIGGDRDGNPSVTSDVTWQTLLMQRKLALREYQRIMIELMGHLSFSTNIIHVSDELVQSIEQDRNSVTLKKVDIWRNEKEPYRIKLAYMIAKLNNVLDENKLGQPDRYHSAQDLIDELMIIDRSLRHHFADYVADTTIRKMIRQVELFGFHTAALDVRQHSKEHENAMSEILAKMNIVEDYARLTEDGKIDLLARLLDDPRPLTSPYHQYTEGTKECLDVFRTIKRAQNEFGNGCITSYLISMTQGASDLLEVMVFAKEVGLFTKGHNGEVVSTLQAVPLFETIDDLHAASDIMQKLFNLPVYRASVKGRNELHEIMLGYSDSNKDGGVVTANWELRVAMNAITAVGNEHGVKLKFFHGRGGALGRGGMPLNRSILAQPPHTIGGGIKITEQGEVISSRYSLQGIAYRSLEQATSALITAALNGLEPQESASERHWDSIIKEISEVSLTKYQDLIFRDPDFFTFFKESTPLPEVGELNIGSRPSKRKNSDKFEDLRAIPWVFAWTQSRYLLPAWYAAGTGLQSYYQGKEENLVVLKEMYASFPFFRTLIDTVQMAVAKADLVIAKEYSAMTSNKEARDRIYGQIEAEFKLTKELILKITGEAEILDDVPVIQESIRLRNPYVDPLSYMQVQLLSELRDMRERGEDDTELLREVLLTINGIAAGLRNTG